Proteins from a genomic interval of Candidatus Babeliales bacterium:
- a CDS encoding TIGR00730 family Rossman fold protein → MIFQRIRMCFSLSWNFLRVFFQIIYGAWRVSKLPHPIISIFGSSKTKPTDKYAHQANHIAALLVEQGISVLTGGGPGIMEAANCGAVLKGGKSTVTTSIGISVRGLEDKNSCVQEFFEMDYFFARKWLLTEYSSGFIVFPGGFGTLDELSDVLVLIQTQQMKKVPIVLVGKEYWQPFMDWITNDMLKHNLIKPEHIKLFSITDDPYKAFCFVREECEID, encoded by the coding sequence ATGATATTTCAAAGAATTAGAATGTGTTTTTCATTGAGTTGGAATTTTTTGCGTGTTTTCTTTCAGATCATTTATGGCGCGTGGCGAGTGTCAAAATTACCACATCCAATTATTTCAATTTTTGGTAGTTCAAAAACAAAACCGACAGATAAATATGCTCATCAGGCAAACCACATTGCAGCATTGTTAGTTGAACAAGGAATATCAGTTTTAACTGGTGGTGGACCTGGAATTATGGAAGCTGCTAACTGTGGAGCTGTGTTAAAAGGAGGAAAGAGTACAGTAACAACAAGTATTGGCATTAGTGTACGTGGATTGGAAGATAAAAATTCATGTGTGCAAGAATTTTTTGAAATGGATTACTTTTTTGCTCGCAAATGGCTTTTGACAGAATACTCAAGTGGATTTATTGTGTTTCCTGGTGGTTTTGGAACGCTCGATGAACTTTCTGATGTGCTCGTTTTAATTCAAACACAACAAATGAAAAAAGTGCCAATTGTTCTTGTGGGTAAAGAATATTGGCAACCTTTTATGGATTGGATTACCAATGACATGTTAAAACATAACTTAATAAAACCTGAACATATTAAATTATTCAGCATTACTGATGATCCATACAAAGCGTTTTGCTTTGTGCGTGAAGAATGTGAAATAGATTAA
- the rsmA gene encoding 16S rRNA (adenine(1518)-N(6)/adenine(1519)-N(6))-dimethyltransferase RsmA — MAYSQGIPLKKQFGQHFLRDIRIVHNMIFAVEIKPTTSIFEIGCGDGFLTKYILATPAARLKIFEIDPDWAQYVQETYPDERISMVLDNFLDVDLHAQLEEYKPWTVLANLPYQVTFPILHRFQEHRHLIKEGVVMIQEEVAQKIVQKRGRGYGYPALFFQHYFEWKLLDKVPPTSFHPAPKVFSRLIYFKPHAQITPIPDEEKFWKFIKHCFKQPRRTLKNNLAHTHYAAEKINPETLVLRAQEMGMEDFLKIWELIR, encoded by the coding sequence GTGGCATATTCACAAGGCATTCCTTTAAAAAAACAATTCGGTCAGCATTTCTTGCGTGATATACGCATTGTGCACAACATGATTTTTGCGGTTGAAATAAAACCAACAACATCAATTTTTGAAATTGGTTGTGGTGATGGATTTTTGACCAAATATATTTTAGCAACACCGGCAGCACGATTAAAGATATTCGAAATTGATCCAGACTGGGCACAGTACGTACAAGAAACATACCCCGATGAACGCATTTCAATGGTTCTTGATAACTTTCTTGATGTCGATTTACATGCGCAACTTGAAGAGTATAAACCATGGACAGTATTGGCCAATTTACCTTATCAAGTTACTTTTCCTATTTTGCACCGCTTTCAAGAACATAGACACTTGATCAAAGAAGGTGTTGTTATGATTCAGGAAGAAGTTGCACAAAAAATAGTACAAAAAAGAGGTCGTGGATATGGGTATCCAGCACTTTTTTTTCAGCATTATTTTGAGTGGAAATTATTGGATAAAGTTCCACCAACTTCATTCCACCCTGCACCAAAAGTTTTTTCTCGTCTTATTTATTTTAAACCACATGCACAAATTACACCCATTCCTGATGAAGAAAAGTTTTGGAAGTTCATTAAACATTGTTTTAAACAACCACGACGAACATTAAAAAATAATTTGGCACACACACACTATGCAGCAGAAAAAATTAATCCCGAAACACTGGTATTGCGAGCGCAGGAAATGGGCATGGAAGATTTTCTAAAGATTTGGGAATTAATTCGCTAG
- a CDS encoding rod shape-determining protein gives MPARKLFNFFSNDIAIDLGTANTVIYVRGKGIILNEPSVVAVRLHTKNVLAAGTRAKEMLGKTPENIVASRPMRDGVIADYELTESMLRYFISAIHEGRSSFFRARPRMIIGVPSGITQVERRAIEESAKEAGARMVRTIMEPMAAAIGAGLPVQEPSGNMIVDIGGGTTEVAIISLKSIVFCRSVRVGGDEMDVAIVQYVKRKYNLLIGERTAEQVKMEIGSALLEGDFHKNSMAVKGRDLVTGVPKTVVLSAPEVNEALLETIASIIGAVREVLEHTPPELSSDLVMSGITMAGGGSLLRGLDKLISKETGLPVQVAEDPLFCVVKGAGKVIEDLDFFQDALME, from the coding sequence ATGCCGGCGCGCAAATTATTTAATTTCTTTTCTAATGATATAGCAATTGATTTGGGAACAGCAAACACGGTGATTTATGTTCGTGGTAAAGGGATCATTTTAAATGAACCATCAGTAGTTGCAGTACGTTTGCATACTAAAAATGTGCTTGCTGCTGGAACACGAGCAAAAGAAATGTTAGGTAAAACACCAGAAAATATCGTTGCAAGTCGCCCTATGCGCGATGGTGTTATAGCAGATTATGAATTAACAGAAAGTATGTTGCGTTATTTTATTAGTGCAATACACGAAGGTCGTAGTTCTTTTTTTAGAGCACGACCACGTATGATTATTGGAGTACCATCAGGTATTACGCAAGTTGAGCGCAGAGCAATTGAAGAATCTGCCAAAGAAGCAGGCGCGCGTATGGTGCGTACTATTATGGAACCAATGGCAGCTGCAATTGGTGCAGGTCTTCCGGTACAAGAACCGTCCGGAAATATGATTGTTGATATTGGTGGTGGGACTACTGAAGTTGCAATTATTTCATTAAAATCTATTGTCTTTTGTCGTTCTGTGCGTGTTGGTGGCGATGAAATGGATGTTGCAATTGTTCAGTATGTAAAACGTAAATATAATCTTTTAATTGGTGAGCGCACTGCAGAACAAGTAAAAATGGAAATTGGTTCAGCATTGCTTGAAGGTGATTTCCACAAAAATAGCATGGCAGTAAAAGGAAGAGATTTGGTAACAGGTGTACCAAAAACTGTTGTACTTTCAGCTCCTGAAGTTAATGAAGCGTTGCTTGAAACTATCGCAAGTATTATTGGAGCAGTACGTGAGGTATTAGAACACACTCCACCAGAACTATCATCTGATTTGGTGATGAGTGGTATTACTATGGCGGGCGGTGGATCATTACTGCGTGGCCTTGATAAACTTATTTCAAAAGAAACTGGTTTACCGGTTCAGGTTGCAGAAGATCCATTGTTTTGTGTTGTAAAAGGTGCTGGTAAAGTGATTGAAGATTTAGATTTTTTCCAAGATGCGTTGATGGAGTAG